One Setaria viridis chromosome 7, Setaria_viridis_v4.0, whole genome shotgun sequence genomic region harbors:
- the LOC117864084 gene encoding pentatricopeptide repeat-containing protein At3g53360, mitochondrial: MKSRLQVAQSISHPRDRCLCMYGRSVPFPPRRPPVASSSSDRQRPQMQSPNATILQLYHSGRLSAALRAFESLPSSTAPAPLSVAAYAALVAACSRLRSLPHGRLVHRHILASFLEGSGLARNTVLSNHLITMYGRCAAPDSARAVFDGMPDRNPVSWAAVIAAHAQNGRCADALGLFSSMLRTGAAPDQFALGSAVRACAELGDVGLGRQMHARAIKSEGGRDLIVQNALVTMYSKSGSVGDGFTLFQRIKDKDLVSWGSIITGLAQQNCEMEALQSFREMIAEGVHHPNEFHFGSVFRACAAVDSLEYGEQIHCLSVKYRLDRNSYAGCSLSDMYARCNNLDSARKVFYRIESPDLVSWNSIINAYSAEGLLSEATVLFSEMRDSGLRPDGITVRGLLCACVGYDALCQGRAIHSYLVKLGLDGDVTVCNSLLSMYSRCLDFPSAMDVFHEMNDRDVVTWNSILTACVQHQHLEDVFKLFSLLHRSASSLDRISLNNVLSASAELGYFEMVKQVHAYAFKVGLVGDTMLSNGLIDTYAKCGSLDDANKLFEIMGTGRDVFSWSSLIVGYAQFGYAKEALDLFARMRNLGIKPNHVTFVGVLTACSRVGLVDEGCYYYSIMEPEYGIVPTREHCSCVIDLLARAGRLSEAAKFVDQMPFEPDVIMWKTLLAASKTHNDVEMGKRASEGILNIDPSHSAAYVLLCNIYASSGNWNEFARLKKAMRSSGVQKSPGKSWIKLKGELKVFIVEDRSHPEADEIYTMLELVGMEMVKAGYIPELSRHSCKYASFDHIDDYLLSEEMLAEYG; encoded by the coding sequence ATGAAATCCAGACTCCAGGTGGCCCAAAGCATTTCACATCCACGAGACCGCTGTCTGTGTATGTATGGGAGGAGTGTCCCCttcccgccgcggcgcccccctgtcgcctcctccagctccgACCGCCAGCGGCCGCAGATGCAGAGCCCCAACGCCACCATCCTCCAGCTCTACCACTCGGGCCGGCTCTCCGCCGCGCTCCGCGCCTTCGAGTcgctcccctcctccaccgccccggcccctctctccgtcgccgcctacgccgcgctcgtcgcggcctgctcccgcctccgctccctcccgcACGGCCGCCTCGTCCACCGCCACATCCTCGCCTCCTTCCTTGAAGGATCCGGACTCGCCCGCAACACCGTCCTTAGCAACCACCTCATCACCATGTACGGCAGGTGCGCCGCCCCGGACTCCGCCCGCGCGGTGTTCGACGGGATGCCCGACAGGAACCCCGTCTCCTGGGCCGCCGTCATCGCGGCGCACGCGCAGAACGGCCGCTGCGCGGACGCGCTGGGCCTGTTCTCCTCCATGCTGAGGACGGGAGCCGCGCCCGACCAGTTTGCGCTCGGCAGCGCGGTGCGCGCCTGCGCGGAGCTCGGGGACGTGGGACTCGGGAGGCAGATGCATGCACGGGCCATAAAGTCGGAGGGTGGGAGGGACTTGATCGTGCAGAACGCGCTTGTCACGATGTACTCCAAGAGTGGCTCCGTTGGGGATGGATTCACGCTCTTTCAGAGGATCAAGGACAAAGATTTGGTTTCGTGGGGTTCAATTATCACGGGGCTTGCACAGCAAAATTGTGAAATGGAAGCACTACAAAGTTTCAGGGAGATGATTGCTGAGGGAGTGCATCACCCCAATGAATTCCATTTTGGAAGCGTCTTTAGGGCCTGCGCAGCTGTTGATAGTTTGGAGTATGGGGAGCAGATTCACTGTTTATCTGTCAAGTATAGGTTGGACCGCAATTCATATGCAGGTTGCTCGCTAAGTGACATGTACGCTCGGTGCAATAATCTTGACTCAGCAAGGAAGGTGTTTTACAGGATTGAATCACCTGATTTGGTTTCTTGGAATTCCATAATAAATGCTTACTCTGCTGAGGGGCTCCTTAGTGAGGCTACGGTCCTGTTCTCTGAGATGAGAGATTCTGgtcttaggcctgatggtattACTGTTAGGGGTTTGCTATGTGCGTGTGTCGGCTATGATGCTTTGTGTCAAGGTAGAGCCATCCACTCCTACTTGGTCAAATTAGGTTTGGACGGGGATGTTACAGTATGCAATTCTTTACTCAGCATGTATTCTAGGTGTTTGGATTTCCCCTCTGCAATGGATGTCTTTCATGAGATGAATGATCGTGATGTTGTCACCTGGAACAGCATTCTTACTGCTTGTGTACAGCACCAGCATCTGGAAGATGTATTTAAGTTATTCAGCCTCTTGCACAGATCAGCGTCAAGTCTGGATAGGATCAGCTTAAACAATGTTCTGAGTGCTTCTGCTGAGTTGGGTTACTTTGAAATGGTGAAACAGGTTCATGCATATGCCTTCAAGGTTGGACTGGTTGGTGATACGATGCTGAGTAATGGTCTGATTGACACTTACGCTAAATGTGGAAGTTTGGATGATGCCAACAAACTCTTTGAAATAATGGGCACAGGCCGTGATGTGTTCTCTTGGAGCAGCTTGATTGTTGGTTATGCCCAATTTGGTTATGCAAAGGAAGCACTTGATTTATTTGCCAGGATGAGAAACCTAGGAATCAAGCCAAATCATGTAACCTTTGTTGGAGTTCTCACAGCATGCAGCCGTGTAGGACTTGTTGATGAAGGTTGTTATTACTACAGTATTATGGAGCCTGAATATGGCATTGTCCCAACAAGAGAGCATTGTTCATGTGTCATTGATTTGCTGGCACGTGCTGGGAGACTAAGCGAGGCGGCAAAGTTTGTTGATCAAATGCCATTCGAGCCTGATGTTATAATGTGGAAGACTCTGCTAGCTGCTAGCAAAACACATAATGATGTTGAGATGGGGAAGAGGGCATCAGAGGGCATATTAAATATTGATCCTTCTCATTCAGCAGCCTATGTCCTGTTGTGCAACATATATGCTTCTTCTGGCAATTGGAATGAGTTTGCAAGATTGAAGAAGGCTATGAGAAGCAGCGGTGTCCAGAAATCACCTGGGAAGAGTTGGATCAAACTCAAGGGCGAGCTAAAAGTCTTTATTGTAGAGGACAGATCACACCCAGAGGCTGATGAAATATACACAATGCTGGAGCTAGTTGGAATGGAAATGGTAAAAGCCGGTTATATTCCAGAACTTTCACGTCACTCATGTAAATATGCCAGTTTTGATCACATTGACGATTATTTGTTGAGTGAAGAAATGTTAGCTGAATACGGTTGA